The genomic DNA CCCGTCGCAGTACATCGATAATAGTAATTGCTTCCATTTCTTCAAACCCATCAATCAAGGGCACTAGCACAGCAGGCATAACTTTTACCTCCCCTTTGTGTTTGGTAATGACTAATACAAAATGCTACGCTAAATCTAGCAGACTAGCACTCTAGCCACAATTGATCATGACATAATTTAATTCTTTGCACTGGTTGGAGGTCTGGCGTGTTTGGTGATGAGCGTCCCATGATTGATGTATTTCGGGAGATTGGCGGCAGTCAAACCCCCATTGAAAAATATGAACGGGGCAAGACGATTTTTTTCCCCGGTGATCCGGCGGAGCGGTTTTATTTTCTGGTATCGGGAGCAGTAAAACTCTCGCGGGTCTATGAGTCAGGGGAGGAAATTACTGTCGCTCTGCTGCGGGAAAACAGCATTTTTGGCGTGCTATCCCTGATTACGGGCAATCGCTCCGATCGTTTTTACCATGCCGTTGCCTTTACGCCAGTGCAGCTGATCTCTGTACCGATCGAGCAGGTAGAAGTTGCCCTCAAGGAAAACCCTGATTTACCCATGATGTTACTGCGGGGACTCTCTTCCCGCATCCTGCAAACAGAGATGATGATTGAGACCCTAGCCCACCGCGACATGGGATCGCGTTTAGTCAGTTTCCTACTGATTCTCTGCCGTGACTTTGGCGAGCCGACTCCCCAGGGGGGTGTCAAAATTGACCTCAAACTCTCCCATCAAGCCATTGCCGAAGCGATCGGTTCCACCCGTGTTACAGTCACCCGTCTCCTGGGCGAACTACGGGATAAAAAACTGATTTCCATCTCCCAAAAACATATTACCGTCCATGACCCCATCAGCCTGGGACAACAGTTTGCCTAGTCAAAAAATGCCCCCGCCCTGGGGCGGGGTATCGGTACTCCTAGCGCGCACCTATATCGATGGCAAATGCCATGATTTGGGTAAAGGTGGGAGTAGGATTGGGATTAAACTTGTTGAAGTTGTTGTCACTGACAATGATCAACGACTGCTGACCATTGGGCAACAATGGTCCGAACACCATCCCCTCAATGTTATCCAAGCCGGTGGGGAGGCGCAAGCTATCGAAGTTTAACAACAACCGTTTCTCCACAGGTCTGATGTCCCGTAGCTGTTGGGGGGTGAGGGCATTGAGGGAATCAATGCGGCTGATGTCAGTAGCATTGTCCAGGGTAATTTCATAGAGCTTGATAGAATTGCCTGTGCCTGGTGTCCCCGCTGTGAAAGAGCGCTCCAAAGCCAGCAAGGTGCCGCGGTCATCGATCGGCAAAAGATCAACCAAACCGCTAACAGCAAAATTAGTTCCCGTCGGTGCCAAAACAATCGGGTCTGCCACGTAGAGGAATTCCCCATCGGGTCTGCCCGTGAGGAGGTCATAGCGGAGAATGCGGGCGCGGGTGGAGTTAGTAGCAGTCGCTTCTGGTCCGTCCTGTACTAGGGCACCTTCTGTAGCAGTATAGAGTTGGCGACCGTTGGGAGTAAGGGCAAGGCTTTCGAAGGCGAGGTTATTGCGCACGCCCCGGGTTTGATTGGCACCAAAGCCATTGGGGATATACTTGTCTGGGATGGGTAAAGAGCGCAGTTCCCTGCCCGTGTAGAGATCAAATTCTTTGATGAAGGGCGCTGTTACTCTAGCAGCACTGGCTTCCCCCTCGGAACTGATATAGACCGTACCCCGTCCACTCAGAGCAATACCTTCGGGGTCAAGGGAGAGGGGAGCGAAATTTCTGCCTTGGGGGTCAGTGAGAATAGTAACACTACCAAACTTAACGTTGGCATTGCCAAAGCTAGTGGGGTTGAGGTCTAGTTTGAGGGTATAAAAGCGGGGAGTAGGTCCTTCATCTTCTGTGCGGGCATCGGAGAGAGCATAGAAAGTTTTGGTCAGGTCATCATAGGCAATACCCGAAATCCCTGCAAATTCAGTGTTTGCTACATCGAGACTGCGCCCAAAGAAAGTCGCCTGCCCAATAAACCGTAAATTTGTGACTGTATTCCGCGCTCCCCCAGGACCTATGGGCACATCAATATCGACAAACACAGCACTGTGGTCAGACGTAGGTTGCAGATCAATGCTAAAGGGGCTAAACGCATCACCGCGGGAACCCACCAAACGGAAGAGGGGGTCATTGCTGGGGGGCCAGAACACCTCCGCCCGCCGAATACTCAAATCCGCAGAGGGCAACACATAGTCAATGCGCAAATTGCCAGGACCGCCAGGACGATCGTTAAAGTCTGTAGTATCAAATCTGGGGTCACCCCGATGCAGGTCATTGACACCGCCATCTTCCCCGTTTTCCAGCCCCCCCAAGCTAGAGGGAATGACACGATTGTTGATGCGGGGATTTTCTGTCAATTGGCGGGCAGCGTTATTGTAGCTATCACCATCGAAGGGGTCAGCATTGAGGTCACCGGCAATCACAAAACTCCGCCCTGCCGGTAGTCCCCCGCGCCTGCCATTATCATCGTAAATGTAGCTACTAGCTGCCGGGTTGATATAGTCCGCCCAAAAACGAATTTCGTCAAAGTTCCGCTTACCGTTACGGTCTTCCGGTCCATCAAACACAGGAGGCG from Pseudanabaenaceae cyanobacterium SKYG29 includes the following:
- the ntcA gene encoding global nitrogen regulator NtcA — its product is MIDVFREIGGSQTPIEKYERGKTIFFPGDPAERFYFLVSGAVKLSRVYESGEEITVALLRENSIFGVLSLITGNRSDRFYHAVAFTPVQLISVPIEQVEVALKENPDLPMMLLRGLSSRILQTEMMIETLAHRDMGSRLVSFLLILCRDFGEPTPQGGVKIDLKLSHQAIAEAIGSTRVTVTRLLGELRDKKLISISQKHITVHDPISLGQQFA
- a CDS encoding esterase-like activity of phytase family protein yields the protein MTTRTVRFAQFNIYTSELHRREGQFAEVLSNPDSQQLRNVAETIQRINPDVILLNEFDYLASDPLRPVRLFQQNYLSRSQNGAPPIEFPFVYVAPSNTGIPSGFDLNNDGRVVTTPGTVEYGNDAFGFGFFPGQYGMVVLSKFPIDVANVRTFQNFLWKDMPNNLLTNDPTVDDPATPVNENLRGFYSQEEINVLRLSSKSHWDVPININGTIVHFLVCHPTPPVFDGPEDRNGKRNFDEIRFWADYINPAASSYIYDDNGRRGGLPAGRSFVIAGDLNADPFDGDSYNNAARQLTENPRINNRVIPSSLGGLENGEDGGVNDLHRGDPRFDTTDFNDRPGGPGNLRIDYVLPSADLSIRRAEVFWPPSNDPLFRLVGSRGDAFSPFSIDLQPTSDHSAVFVDIDVPIGPGGARNTVTNLRFIGQATFFGRSLDVANTEFAGISGIAYDDLTKTFYALSDARTEDEGPTPRFYTLKLDLNPTSFGNANVKFGSVTILTDPQGRNFAPLSLDPEGIALSGRGTVYISSEGEASAARVTAPFIKEFDLYTGRELRSLPIPDKYIPNGFGANQTRGVRNNLAFESLALTPNGRQLYTATEGALVQDGPEATATNSTRARILRYDLLTGRPDGEFLYVADPIVLAPTGTNFAVSGLVDLLPIDDRGTLLALERSFTAGTPGTGNSIKLYEITLDNATDISRIDSLNALTPQQLRDIRPVEKRLLLNFDSLRLPTGLDNIEGMVFGPLLPNGQQSLIIVSDNNFNKFNPNPTPTFTQIMAFAIDIGAR